The Archangium primigenium genomic interval GAGTCCCTGGACGTGGAGATGAACCGCTCGCCGTGGCCCCACCCGTGCGACATCCGCGATGGGCTCGCGGGCATGGGGCTGTACGCCGCCAAACGCATGCCGCACCCGAGCGGGCGGCGGCTGCTCGAGCGCGCGGTGGCGCGGGCCCACGAGGCCGCCGAGCGCTCGGCCCTGGGCGCCACCTGGCCCATGCCCCCGAGCCGCTGGTCGCTCTACGGCGCGGACGCCACCTTCCCCCAGGGCCTCTACACGATGGGCCTGGCGCACGGGATTCCCGGCGCCCTGTGCCTGTTGAGCCTGGCGCACGCGCATGGCGTGTCGCGCGAGCACACGCGGCCCCTGCTGGAGGAGGGCTTCCGGTGGGTGGCGAACCACGCCGCGCCGGGCCACCCGCGCTTTCCGCACTACCTCAACGGCGCCGAGCCCGTGACGGACACGCGCTTCAGTTGGTGCGTGGGCAACCCCGGCATCACCGCGGCCCTGTGGTGGGCGGCGCATACCTGGAAGGACGCCGCGTGGGAGGCGCGCACCCTGGACTGGGCCACGCGCGTGGCGTTGGAGGCGCTGGAGCGCGCGCCCTCGCACCCCAGCGCCAACCTGTGCTGCGGCACGGCGGGCACCGCCCACGTCTTCCTGCGCCTGTACCAGGCCACCGGGCAGTCCGTCTTCGGGGAGGCCGCGCGGCGGTGGATCGAACACACGCTGGCCCTGCGCCGGCCGGGCGTCGGCCCCGGGGGGTACTGCCACGAGCAGGATCCCAACGCCCCCGTCACCGACGTGCAGTTCGGCGCCGCGGGCATCGCGCTGATGCTGATGGCGGCCGCCACGGACCAGCCCCCCGACTGGGACGAGACCTTCCTCTTCTCCCTCGACTCTCCCCCCACCCCCCCGGAGGTCTGACGCCCATGCGCCTGGGAATCCTCGACTTCTGTCCGATGCGTGAAGGGCTCAAACCCTTTCACAGTCTCCACGAGACCCTCTTCCTCGCCCAGGAGGCGGAGAAGCTCGGCTACTCGCGCTTCTGGATGGCCGAGCACCACGAGTTGGAGTACGCGCAACACGCGCCCGACATGATGGTGCCGCTGGTGGCGGGCTCCACCGAGCGCATCCGCGTGGGCGTGGCGGGCATGCTGCTCAAGCTGCACAGTCCCCTGCGCGTGGCCAAGGCGTTCCGGCTGCTCGAGTCCCTCTTCCCGGGCCGCATCGACCTGGGCGTGGGCGGGGGCGAGGCCGCGCCGGACGTGGTCGCGGCGCTGCGCGACGGGGGCCCGCCCCTGGCCGAGGTGCGCGAGGCGCATGCCCAGCGCACCCTGCACCTGCTCTCGCTCATGCGGGGCGAGGTCGCGCCGGCCTTCCAGCCCCTGGGCACGCCCGCCCCTCCCTTCTGGATGCTGGGCCTGTCGCGTCCCGAGACCGCGCGCCTGGCGGCCGAGCACGGCGCCAGCTTCGGCTTCTCGCTCGCCCATGCCCAGAGCAAGGACGATCCGAGCATCGCCGCGCGCTACCTGGACGCGTTCCGCTCCAACCGGTGGCTGGCGCGGCCGGAGCTGGTGGTGGCCGTCAGTGGCCTGTGCGCGGAAACGGAGGAGGAGGCCCGGGCGCTCGCGGTGGAGCACGTGGGCAACGCCGCGCCCCACCTGTCCGTGGTGGGCAATCCCGAGCAGTGCCGCCAGAAGCTGGAGGCCATCGCCCACCGCTACCAGACAGACGAGCTCGTCTTCCACGACCGCGCCCCCGACAGCGCCTCGCGGCTGCGCTGCTACCGGCTGCTGTCGGCCGCGCTGGGACTGACCACGTCGGCGCCCCCGCTCCAACAGACGGCGTGAAGTCAGGCTCGGTCCCCGAGAAATCCCAGACACCTTTCCAAGAGAATGGAAATTGTCAGGGCAATGGTTTCTCGGGACGGGTTCAGGAATCCGTGTGCCGTCACGAATATTCCTTCACCGGCGGCGATGAGGACAAACCTCCTACTGACCGGCGCGAAAGCGAACACGGAGAAGACCATGAGCGACGACACCAAGACCCAGACCGAGCCCCAGACCCTGAAGCTGTCCTTCAAGAAGGAGACGCTGCGCACGCTGGACGACAGCCAGCTGGATCTCCTCGACGGGGTGGTGGGTGGCAACAAGAAGGGCCGCTGCCAGTGCCTCTTCACCCGCGGCGGCGGCTGCAACACCACGGGCCACGACAACGACAACGACTGAGCCCGACACGAAGGCGGAGCAGCGATGAATCCCGGGGAGAACACCTCCCCGGAGTCATGAAGTCGAGTTGAAAGCCATCCATGAGGGATGACCGGCAGGTCGTCCCTCTCGCTGTCTTGACACATCCCTCAAACCCTCACGGATTTCATGACACCGCGAGACCTGTTCCGGCGGGAAGCGCTCGAGCACTACACCTTGAGCGAGGAGAAGGGCAGTCTGCTCAAGCTGACGCCGTTCTGGGTGCGCTTCACCTATTGGAACCTGGTGGCGCTCGCGCTCACGGCGGCGGTGGTGCTCGCGGTGGTGCGGGTGCACGAGTACGCGCAAGGGCCCCTGCTCATCCAGGTGGCGGGCGTGGAGGACATCCCCGCCACGGCGGGCGGACGCATCAGCCGGGTGCACGTGCAGCGGGGGCAGCGGGTGCGCGCCGGCGAGCCGCTGGTGCAGCTGTACGCCCGGGGCGAGACGGCCGAGCGCGAGCGCGTGGCGCAGGAGTACCGCGCCCAGCTCGCGGTGCGGCTCACGGATCCCCTCAACGCCACGGCCCGCCAGTCCCTGGGCACGCTGCGCGCCCAACTGGACTTGAACGACGCGCTCGTCTCCGAGCGCACCCTGGTGGCGCCCTTCGACGGCGTGGTGCGCGAGGTGCGGGTGCACGAGAACCAGTACCTGGGCGCGGGCGAGGTGGTGGCCACGCTCGCCAAGGAGGACACCGAGGTGAAGGCGCTCCTGCTCGTGCCGGGCCAGTACCGGCCCCGGCTCAAGCCCGGCCAGCCCCTGCGCCTGGAGTTGCAGGGCTTCTCCTACCTCTATCAGGACGTCACCGTGACGGCCGTGAGCGACGAGCTGCTCGGCCCCACCGAGGTGCGGCGCTACCTGGGCGCGGCGCTCGGGGACATCCTGAAGATCGACGGGCCCATGGTGCGCGTGGAGGCGCGGCTGCCGGACGCGGGCCTGCGCGCGCACGGGGACTCGTTCCAGTACTACACCGGCATGGTGGGCACCGGACGCGTCCAGGTGCGCAGCCGGAGTGGATGGATGCTGCTCATCCCGGCGCTCGACGCGCTGTGGGGGACCCCGTGACGGACACCCTCTCCTTCTCCTCGTTGCTCGAGCGGTATCCCGCGCTGCGCGCGTTGGGCCAGCGGTGGAGGGGTCGGCGGCTGCCCTTCGTGGCCCAGGTGACGGCGGTGGACTGTGGCGCCGCGTGCCTCACCATGGTGCTCGGCTATTGGGGCCGGAAGATGACGCTGGACGAGGTCCAGCGCGTCACGGGCCTGGTGAGCACCGAGGGCGTCAGCGCGCGCGCCATCCTCACCGCGGGCCAGTCCTTCGGGCTCAGGGGACGCGCGGCCCAGGTGGACGTGGAGGAAATCCACCTGCTGCCCATGGGGGCCATCCTCCACTGGGAGTTCGCCCACTTCGTCGTCTTCGAGGGGAGGACGCGCCGGGGCGTCACGATCCTGGATCCCTCGCATGGCCGGCGCTACGTGACGCTGGAGCAGTTCCGCAAGGCCTTCACCGGCATCGCGCTCGTCTTCGAGCCCACGGAGACCTTCGAGACGGGGGACGCGCCCCGGGGCTCCCACCGCTACCTGCGGCTGCTCCTGGAATCGCGGCCATTGCTCGGGCGCATCCTCTTCACGTCCCTCTTGCTCCAGGTGCTCGCGCTGGGGCTGCCCGTGCTCACCGGCGCCGTGGTGGATCAGGTGCTGCCCACCGGGGACGCGTCCCTGCTGGCCGTGATGGGCGCGGGCATGGCGGTGCTGCTCGTCTTCCAGGTGCTCTCCCTGCTCGTGCGCACGCACCTGCTCCTGCACCTGCGCACGCACCTGGATGCCCGGCTCACCATCGGCTTCCTGGATCACCTCATCCACCTGCCCTTCTCCTTCTTCCACGTGCGCTCCACGGGGGATCTCATCGCCCGGCTCAACAGCAACACCACCATCCGGGAGATCCTCACCTCGGGCGCCCTCTCCGCCGTGCTGGACGGCTCGCTCGCCTCGCTCTACCTCGTGGTGCTCCTGGCGATGAACTGGCAGATGGGGCTGCTCGCCGTGGGGCTCGCCGCGCTCCAGGTCGTGGTCTTCCTGGGGGCGCGCGAGCGGCAGCGGGAGCTGCTCGCCAAGGATCTGGAGGTCTCGGCCGCTGCCCAGAACTACCAGGTGGAGATGATGACGGGCATCCAGACCATCAAGGGCATGGGCGTGGAGGGCCGCAGCGTGCAGCACTGGTCCAACCTCTACGTGGACACGCTCAACGTGTCCCTGGAGCGCGGCCGGCTGGAGGCCAGCGTGGAGGCGCTCAACGGCGCTCTGCGGATGATCTCCCCGCTGGTGCTGCTGCTCGCGGGCACGCTCCAGGTGCTCCACCAGCACCTCCAGTTGGGGCAGATGCTGGCGCTCAACGCCCTGGGCGTGGGCTTCCTCACCCCCATCGCGAGCCTGGTGGCGGCGTGCTTCCGGCTGCAACTGGTGGGCAGCTACCTGGAGCGCGTGGACGACGTGCTGGAGGCGCCACCGGAGCAGGCACCCGGGGGGCCGCGACGGCCGCACGCGCTCGAGGGGGGCATCGCCCTGGAGAACGTCTCCTTCCGCTATGGGCCGCTCGCGCCGCTGGTGGTCAAGGACGTGTCCCTGCAGGTGCGGCCCGGGCAGTTCGTGGCCATCGTCGGCCGCTCGGGCGCGGGCAAGTCCACGCTCGCCCACCTGCTGCTGGGGCTCTACCTGCCCAGCGAGGGCGCCATCCGCTACGACGGCCATTCCCTGGTGGAGCTGGACCTGTACGACCTGCGCGGACAGATGGGCGTGGTGATGCAGAACCCCATGCTCTTTCGCGGCGACATCCGCCGCAACATCGCCTACCACGACACGGACCTGTCCCTGGACGCGGTCATCGAGGCGGCGCGGCGCGCGCAGGTGCACGACGACATCATGGCGATGCCCATGCAGTACAGCACCCTGCTCAGCGAGATGGGCGGCTCCATCTCCGGCGGGCAGCGGCAGCGGCTCGCCCTGGCCCGCGCGCTCGTGCACGACCCGGCCATCCTGCTGCTCGACGAGGCGACCAACGCCCTGGACGTGAAGACCGAGCGCGCCGTGCAGGAGGCGCTCGAGCGGCTGCGCTGCACCCGGGTGGTCATCGCCCACCGGCTGAGCACCATCCAGGACGCGGACCTCATCCTGGTGATGGACAAGGGCCGCCTGGTGGAACAAGGCACCCACGCGGAGCTCATGGCCCTGCGGGGGCACTACTTCGGGCTGGTCTCCGCCCAGGAGCACCCCGCCGCCCCCACGGGCTGACGGGGTGCTCCCTCTTTTCGAGCGACGTCAGCGCAGGTCGAGGTAGTCCACCGAGAAGATGGCGCCCTCGGGGTGCGGCACGCCCACGAGGCACAGCGTGCCGGTGCCGCTGGCCGACAGGGCCACGGGCACGTTCGTGAGGTTCGCGCTGGTCCAGCCGCCCGTGGCCTCCGCCAGGAGCAGCGAGCACAGCTCCGTGTCGTTGAAGCGCACCCGGGCCTGGCCCTGGCCGTGGGCCGAGCCCACACGCGCCGTCACGTGGGTGATGCCCGTGAGGTCCACGCCGCTCCAGCAGATGGAGTCACCGCCCTTGAAGTCCGTGACGATCGCGCCGCCGTTCTCGTCGGCCTCGACCTTGGCGCCCACGAGCGTGGCGGCCTCGGCCTCCAGGCGCTTGGGCCGCAGGCTCTCCGCGGAGGGCGCCACGCACTGGCCCCACTCGCCACAGGACGTGCCCGCGCGGCACGTGCCGCAGGTGCCGCCGCAGCCGTCGTCACCGCACAGCTTGCCCGTGCAGTCCGCCTGGCAGGAGCGCGCCACCGTGCCCAGGTACATGTTGTCGATGTAGGCCTCGGTGTTGCTGTAGGTGCCCGCGTAGGTGCCCAGGTCGATCTCGAACTTGTAGGTGTCCGTGGTGCGCACGGTGAAGTTCGGCGCGGCGCACGTCGTCCAGACCGAGTCCACCTCGCAGTCGAGCGCGGCGATGATCGTCCAGGGCTCGTGGGCCTGGACGATCTTCACCGGCACGGTGCGCGGCGTGCTGGACTTGAGGTCCACCTTCCACGCGTACGTGGTGTCGGCCGTCAGGGTGATGGGCTCCTGACGCACCTGGACGCTGTAGCTCTCGCGGCCGCTGTTGTCCACGCGCACCCACTGGACATGTCCGTGCTCGCCGCCCTCGTCGACCACGTCCGTGAGGCCCCCGCCGCCCTCGAAGAAGAGGTCCGTGCGGTGCGAGGTGAAGTCCTCGTTGAAGCCGCAGTTCTGGATGAGGTTGTCCGGCTGGCCATCCCCATCCCCGTCCTGGCACGCGGCCGCGGGCGTCTGGGGATAGCCCGCGTCGCGGTGGAACCAGCGCACGTAGTCCACCTCGAGCCCCGCCATGGCGCCCTGGGTGGCCCAGTCCACGTTCACGCACGTGCTGGCGGTCTCCTGGCACCGGCCGCCCACACACGCCGCGTTGTTGGCGCACTCGGCGCTGGTCGTGCAGGTGCGGTAGTCCCAACCGGTGCAGCCCAGCGTGCCGCCCACCGCGTTGTTGAGGATGAGGTACATGGGCTGGTTGAACTCGGTGGCACCATCCCCGATGGAGAAGCGGGCCACGGGCGTGCCCCCGTTCTGCGGCAGGTCATCGACGTAGATCTGGAAGCCCTTCTCGTCCCAGAGAAAGCCCCAGGTGTGCCACTGGTGGTAGTCGATGGCGAACCCGTTCCAGGTGGCGCGCGCGCCGCCCACGTCCCCGTCGCACTTGGCATCGCCGCCGTTGGGCCAGGAGCTGCACGCGTTGGGCTCCCAGGCGCCCGGCCGCGCCGCCGCGTCGCCCGCCTCGGGCTTCTCGCGCCACAGGACGTTGAGCCCCATGGAGTCGTTCTGCGCGTAGAGCGCCTTGTTCTCCTTGATCTGGCTGTACTCCATGATGTCGACCTCGCCGATCATCGGCCAGTCGGCGCTGTCATCGCGGCCACCATTGGTGATGGCGCCGTTGGCCCCGAGCATCCAGATGGCCGGCCACAGGCCGCCCGGAGGCGTGGCGCCCGCGGGCAGGTCCGCGAAGGGCATGCGCGCGCGGAACTCCACGTAGCCGTAGCGGAACTCCACCCGCTCGTCGCTCTTGATGCGGCCCGAGGTGTAGAGCCGATCGTTCTGCGGCGCGTTGCCCGTGCCGTTGAAGGCCGCGCACTCCTCGTGGTCCCAGACGCCGTTCTTGTTGCGGTCGTTCAGGCAGTAGCCCGTGTTCGCGCACGTGCCGCCGTTGAAACAATCGCTGCTCTGGGTGCACTGCTGCCAGACGACACAGTCCAGCCGCTCCTCACGCGCCAGCAGGGTGAGCCGGCCGTTCTCCACGCAGTAGTTCCAGTCGTTGGGATGATCCGGACACTCGCGGTTGGTGTAGGCCTGCTGCTCGTTGTTGACGCCCAGGTTCTCCTTCACCCAGAAGTCCTTGTTGAGGAAGTCGCGGGGCTGGCCTTCCCCCAGCGGGCCGCCGAAGTCGTCCTCCCACGTGAGGGAGTAGGGCTGTCCCGCCATCATGAGCGGGGGCAAGGGCGGGGGCTCCGCGGGCGGCGCCGCCTGGCACAGGGGAACCACGGGCGGCTGCTCGGGTCCGGGCTGCTCGGGTCCGGGCTGCTCGGGCCCGGGGGGCGGCGTCTCGGTGTTGCCGCACGCCCCCAGCAGCGCCCAGAGCGCCGCGCCCAGCACGCCCCGCGTCCAGGTGCTCTTCCTCGTCCACGTCATGTCGTACGACCTCTCGGAATACAGTGAACCTTGGGCATGAAATGACTTCACGCCGGGACCGGGGGATATCCCAGGACGCAGCCGGTTTGAAAGGCCTCCCCGAGACGGAGCGTGTGGGAAATGCTCTATCGTCATGGGCATGCGCCCGCTCCGCTCCTGGTTGCTCCCGCTGCTCGTCCTCGTCGGGGGCTGTGACCCCGGCCTGAGCGTGACCCTCGTCACCCCCGAGCACGCCACCTCCACCCGCGACACCGTGACCGTCCAGGTGAAGACCACCGGGCAGCCCGAAGAGGTCGAATTGTGGGTGGACGGCGCGCTGCTCACCCCCCTGTCCGCTCCGTACACCCATGACTGGGACATGCGCGCGCTGCCCGAGGGCAGCTACGTGCTCACCGCGCGGGCCCGGCGCGAGAAGCAGGAGGCCTTCAGCCTGGGCCACGAGGTGATCGTGGACCGGACCGCGCCTCGGGTGATCAAGCTCACGCCCGACCCGGTGAACACCCACGTCTCCGTGCGCGCGGACTTCGAGGTGCGCTTCTCCGAGGCGATGCGTCCGGAGTCCTTCACGCGCGAGACGGTGCGGCTCGAGCGGGACGGCCAGCCGGTGGAGTCCACCTGGGCGCTCGCCGAGGACAACACGGTGCTCAAGGTGCATCCCGCGGTGCTCACCGCACCGGCCTCCCTGACGCTGCGCCTGGACGCGGGCCTCACGGATCGGGCGGGCAACGCGCTCGTGCGGCCCACGGAAGCCTGGACGTGGCGCGTCACGTCGATGTTGCGCCTGGACAACGGTTTCAACGTTCAAGGGATGGCGCTCGACCCCACGGGCGCGCCCGTGATGGTGCAGCAGCCGTCGCATGGGTCGCTGAACGTGGTGGTCCGCCGGTGGACGGGTGCCCTCTGGAAGCCCCTGTTCGCGCCCGCGCCCGGCGCGCAAGCCTTGTGGGACACCGCCCGGGCCGTGCTCCAGTTCGATGGCGTCGGCCTCCCGGTGCTGGCGCTCTTCGCGGAGAGCGCCTCACCGCACACGGGCCACAGCCAGACCACCACCACGCAGCGCTGGACGGGCTCGGCCTGGGAACCCCTGGGGCCGGAGCGCAGGGACGCGCGGCTCGTCGACCTGTTCCTGGACTCCACGGGCGCGCCCGTGTTGGCCTGGACCCAGACGGAGTGGGAGGACGGACGTTTCCTGGGGCGGAACATGCCGCGCGTGCAACGCTGGCGGGACGGCGCCTGGACCTCCCTGGGCACGCTGGACACGCCGGTCGTGGGGTTCAAGTTCGCCCTGGGCGCGGACGACGCCCCGGTCATCGCGCGCGTCGAGCGTCCCGTGGCCAACGAGGGCACCGCCTTGAAGCTGTCGCGCTGGACGGGCTCGGACTGGGCGCCGCTGGGCGCGCCGGTGTGGACGGACGGACCCCCGCCGCTCGACACCCCGCCCTTCGAGCTGACGCTGGATGCCGCGGGGCTGCCGGTGGTGGCCTGGCTGGAGGGCACCACGCTGCATGTCGTGCGCCTCGAGCAGGGCACGTGGGCGCCGCTCCCGGACCTGCGGGAGGTCGCCGACCTGTCGGTGCTCCGGCGCGACCGCACGGGCGCGCTGGTCGTCCTGGTGCACCGGCGCGTGAGTGACGTCGCGGTCTTCCAGGTGCTGCGCTGGACGGGCGCGGCGTGGGAGGATCTGTCCGGGGCCGTCAAGTGCGGCTCGTGGAAGCCGGTGGCCCTGGAGTTCGATGCCCGGGGCCGTCCCATCGTCCTGTCCGACGACCTCTGGGTCCCCAACTTCTAGGGGTATACAGGCAGGACCCAAGGAGGCGCATGGCGGAGCGACAGAGGGGCATCCGGATCGAGGACGCGCGAGGAAAGGGCCGGCCGGTCTTCGTGTCGCGCTGGGCCCTGCACAAGGCCCACGAGCCGGCGCCCCGGGCCGTCACGCACGACTACGCGGTGCTCGGCTACTGCACCGCGGGCACCACCACGCTCGAGCAGCGGGGACACTTCACGCTCCAGGCGGGTGAGGTGCTGCTCATCCCCGCGGGCGAGCCCCACCGGCACCTGGACGTCCAGCAGCCGGAGTTCTGGATGCTGGGCTTCTGTCCCGTGTGCCTGCTGGCCGACGAGGCCAGCGCGGAGCTGCTCACGCCCTTCGAGCACGTGCGCTCGGGGGCCTCGGCGGTGGTGAAGATCCCCGAGCCGCGGCGCGCCTTCCTCGAGCACCTCTTCGAGGAGCTGCGCGACGAGTCCGAGCGAGACGGGGGCGCCTCGCCCGCCGTGGAGCGCAGCCTGCTCACGCTCATCATCTCCGAGGTGTCCCGGGCGGCCGACTGGCAGGCGCGCTCGGGCGCGGCGGATGGCCTCGTCACCGAGACGCTGCGCTACATCGAGCGGCACTGCCTGGAGCCCTTGTCCCCCCGGGACGTGGCGGCCGCGATGCACCGCTCGCCCGCGCACCTCACCACGGCGGTGCGGCGGGCCACGGGGCGCTCGGTGCAGGAGTGGATCATCTCCGGGCGCATGAGCGAGGCGCGGCGGCGGCTGTTGCACAGCGATGAGATCGTCGCCGTCATCGCCGAGCGCGTGGGCTACGCGGATGCCACCCACTTCATCCGGCTGTTCCGGCGCGCCCATGGCGTCACGCCCACCGCGTGGCGCGCCCGCTACCGCCACGGCACCGGAGGCGAAGCTCCTCCCGAGGCGTGAAGGTTGGTCCTCCGATTGCAATCGGGCGAGGCATGACCCGCCCTCCCCTGTCGTTCCCCGCTGTCGTGCTGTCCCTCGTCCTGCTCGCGCCCGGAGCGGGCCTCGCCGCCGAGGATGCGCC includes:
- a CDS encoding lanthionine synthetase C family protein; its protein translation is MSGSLRSQALEVAEAIVEDTAAFPLGKTPGLIAGHTGYALFYEAAARSLAPKWLDHAARSLQRAAALFTRRARPPLSLHEGLAGVGWAASHLAARHPALEVEELCVWVDESLDVEMNRSPWPHPCDIRDGLAGMGLYAAKRMPHPSGRRLLERAVARAHEAAERSALGATWPMPPSRWSLYGADATFPQGLYTMGLAHGIPGALCLLSLAHAHGVSREHTRPLLEEGFRWVANHAAPGHPRFPHYLNGAEPVTDTRFSWCVGNPGITAALWWAAHTWKDAAWEARTLDWATRVALEALERAPSHPSANLCCGTAGTAHVFLRLYQATGQSVFGEAARRWIEHTLALRRPGVGPGGYCHEQDPNAPVTDVQFGAAGIALMLMAAATDQPPDWDETFLFSLDSPPTPPEV
- a CDS encoding MsnO8 family LLM class oxidoreductase, with protein sequence MRLGILDFCPMREGLKPFHSLHETLFLAQEAEKLGYSRFWMAEHHELEYAQHAPDMMVPLVAGSTERIRVGVAGMLLKLHSPLRVAKAFRLLESLFPGRIDLGVGGGEAAPDVVAALRDGGPPLAEVREAHAQRTLHLLSLMRGEVAPAFQPLGTPAPPFWMLGLSRPETARLAAEHGASFGFSLAHAQSKDDPSIAARYLDAFRSNRWLARPELVVAVSGLCAETEEEARALAVEHVGNAAPHLSVVGNPEQCRQKLEAIAHRYQTDELVFHDRAPDSASRLRCYRLLSAALGLTTSAPPLQQTA
- a CDS encoding efflux RND transporter periplasmic adaptor subunit — its product is MTPRDLFRREALEHYTLSEEKGSLLKLTPFWVRFTYWNLVALALTAAVVLAVVRVHEYAQGPLLIQVAGVEDIPATAGGRISRVHVQRGQRVRAGEPLVQLYARGETAERERVAQEYRAQLAVRLTDPLNATARQSLGTLRAQLDLNDALVSERTLVAPFDGVVREVRVHENQYLGAGEVVATLAKEDTEVKALLLVPGQYRPRLKPGQPLRLELQGFSYLYQDVTVTAVSDELLGPTEVRRYLGAALGDILKIDGPMVRVEARLPDAGLRAHGDSFQYYTGMVGTGRVQVRSRSGWMLLIPALDALWGTP
- a CDS encoding peptidase domain-containing ABC transporter; amino-acid sequence: MTDTLSFSSLLERYPALRALGQRWRGRRLPFVAQVTAVDCGAACLTMVLGYWGRKMTLDEVQRVTGLVSTEGVSARAILTAGQSFGLRGRAAQVDVEEIHLLPMGAILHWEFAHFVVFEGRTRRGVTILDPSHGRRYVTLEQFRKAFTGIALVFEPTETFETGDAPRGSHRYLRLLLESRPLLGRILFTSLLLQVLALGLPVLTGAVVDQVLPTGDASLLAVMGAGMAVLLVFQVLSLLVRTHLLLHLRTHLDARLTIGFLDHLIHLPFSFFHVRSTGDLIARLNSNTTIREILTSGALSAVLDGSLASLYLVVLLAMNWQMGLLAVGLAALQVVVFLGARERQRELLAKDLEVSAAAQNYQVEMMTGIQTIKGMGVEGRSVQHWSNLYVDTLNVSLERGRLEASVEALNGALRMISPLVLLLAGTLQVLHQHLQLGQMLALNALGVGFLTPIASLVAACFRLQLVGSYLERVDDVLEAPPEQAPGGPRRPHALEGGIALENVSFRYGPLAPLVVKDVSLQVRPGQFVAIVGRSGAGKSTLAHLLLGLYLPSEGAIRYDGHSLVELDLYDLRGQMGVVMQNPMLFRGDIRRNIAYHDTDLSLDAVIEAARRAQVHDDIMAMPMQYSTLLSEMGGSISGGQRQRLALARALVHDPAILLLDEATNALDVKTERAVQEALERLRCTRVVIAHRLSTIQDADLILVMDKGRLVEQGTHAELMALRGHYFGLVSAQEHPAAPTG
- a CDS encoding carbohydrate binding domain-containing protein; translated protein: MTWTRKSTWTRGVLGAALWALLGACGNTETPPPGPEQPGPEQPGPEQPPVVPLCQAAPPAEPPPLPPLMMAGQPYSLTWEDDFGGPLGEGQPRDFLNKDFWVKENLGVNNEQQAYTNRECPDHPNDWNYCVENGRLTLLAREERLDCVVWQQCTQSSDCFNGGTCANTGYCLNDRNKNGVWDHEECAAFNGTGNAPQNDRLYTSGRIKSDERVEFRYGYVEFRARMPFADLPAGATPPGGLWPAIWMLGANGAITNGGRDDSADWPMIGEVDIMEYSQIKENKALYAQNDSMGLNVLWREKPEAGDAAARPGAWEPNACSSWPNGGDAKCDGDVGGARATWNGFAIDYHQWHTWGFLWDEKGFQIYVDDLPQNGGTPVARFSIGDGATEFNQPMYLILNNAVGGTLGCTGWDYRTCTTSAECANNAACVGGRCQETASTCVNVDWATQGAMAGLEVDYVRWFHRDAGYPQTPAAACQDGDGDGQPDNLIQNCGFNEDFTSHRTDLFFEGGGGLTDVVDEGGEHGHVQWVRVDNSGRESYSVQVRQEPITLTADTTYAWKVDLKSSTPRTVPVKIVQAHEPWTIIAALDCEVDSVWTTCAAPNFTVRTTDTYKFEIDLGTYAGTYSNTEAYIDNMYLGTVARSCQADCTGKLCGDDGCGGTCGTCRAGTSCGEWGQCVAPSAESLRPKRLEAEAATLVGAKVEADENGGAIVTDFKGGDSICWSGVDLTGITHVTARVGSAHGQGQARVRFNDTELCSLLLAEATGGWTSANLTNVPVALSASGTGTLCLVGVPHPEGAIFSVDYLDLR
- a CDS encoding Ig-like domain-containing protein translates to MRPLRSWLLPLLVLVGGCDPGLSVTLVTPEHATSTRDTVTVQVKTTGQPEEVELWVDGALLTPLSAPYTHDWDMRALPEGSYVLTARARREKQEAFSLGHEVIVDRTAPRVIKLTPDPVNTHVSVRADFEVRFSEAMRPESFTRETVRLERDGQPVESTWALAEDNTVLKVHPAVLTAPASLTLRLDAGLTDRAGNALVRPTEAWTWRVTSMLRLDNGFNVQGMALDPTGAPVMVQQPSHGSLNVVVRRWTGALWKPLFAPAPGAQALWDTARAVLQFDGVGLPVLALFAESASPHTGHSQTTTTQRWTGSAWEPLGPERRDARLVDLFLDSTGAPVLAWTQTEWEDGRFLGRNMPRVQRWRDGAWTSLGTLDTPVVGFKFALGADDAPVIARVERPVANEGTALKLSRWTGSDWAPLGAPVWTDGPPPLDTPPFELTLDAAGLPVVAWLEGTTLHVVRLEQGTWAPLPDLREVADLSVLRRDRTGALVVLVHRRVSDVAVFQVLRWTGAAWEDLSGAVKCGSWKPVALEFDARGRPIVLSDDLWVPNF
- a CDS encoding helix-turn-helix domain-containing protein, producing the protein MAERQRGIRIEDARGKGRPVFVSRWALHKAHEPAPRAVTHDYAVLGYCTAGTTTLEQRGHFTLQAGEVLLIPAGEPHRHLDVQQPEFWMLGFCPVCLLADEASAELLTPFEHVRSGASAVVKIPEPRRAFLEHLFEELRDESERDGGASPAVERSLLTLIISEVSRAADWQARSGAADGLVTETLRYIERHCLEPLSPRDVAAAMHRSPAHLTTAVRRATGRSVQEWIISGRMSEARRRLLHSDEIVAVIAERVGYADATHFIRLFRRAHGVTPTAWRARYRHGTGGEAPPEA